The Glycine soja cultivar W05 chromosome 9, ASM419377v2, whole genome shotgun sequence sequence GAGTAAAATTGCTGTTGGACTAGAAAATAATTGAAGCGCAAGATTAGTATATGATAATATGGTATTCATCAAAgaggtttcaactttcaatgaTATTAACGGGAAGTATGCTTTCAGTTCAACAACTTTGTTTGCCATCTTAATCTAGATTATGTCCGTAAACAACAGATAGTTAATCCAAGTAATTAATCTGGTAAAATTTTTAGCAGTACAGCAGCAAGCTTGGGAAGCAGCACTAGTAAAATGGAGTGATTAGTATAAGACAACTCAATTAATCAACTATAGTTCACACTTCACACAGATTAGTGCTAATAAAATGGAAAGATGCAGATACAGTAAACAATCCGTGGGAAAATAAAGAATAGTGAACATCAATGAATTTAAGAAGCTGCGTGAAAAACAAATGATTTGACAACCTTGAAAACAGTAACGAAACTAAATCTATTCATTGAAACGAACTGATGTGACATTAGCTTGGTCAAATTTAAGAACCTAAGAAAGTAAACTGAAacacacaagaaaaataaagggctcatgctatatatatatatatatatatatatatatatatacatatatcatgaaaaatattgatatatatattgatgttGTGAATTACAATAATATTCTATCAAAACGTTGGAAGTCTTTTTTGTATGTGATGAAAATCATctataattgaatatttacattttttttatcgtaATCTTGGATCACGCTCTAACATGTTCATATCAAATCCCTCTTTGATTTCATTTCTGAAAGATTTTGCCAGATAATATTTAGAATTCAATTGATCAGTCTCGACAAATGAATTGGATGGTTCGTTAGATGCTTGAATTTCATCATTGTTCCTTTTAAAGAAAGCATCGACTTTAGATTGTTTTCTcatctaaaaattataaaatgaatataattaaaatcacacggacatatataataataataataataatattaataataatataaacattacaaagaagaagaaaaatatgaaaatttagaaATACCTTTATTTTACATGGTGTAATGTCTTTTAACTTTTGTTTCTAATAGATGGTATGACTCGTGACTACATCGTCACagccaaaatttgaaaaattttaacCGTGACACTTTGAGAAAcaaaaattctttcaattacaagaaaaataaattataccaaTTGTAAATTAAGAAAGCTTGAGAAAAATAATagctaattatataataacaagAACTAATCAAATaagatttcttttaaaaattaaaattgattttataattttaattgccatgagataaaaatgaattgtataataagtaaaatttaataaatgtaatatttaaatatttattttaacaaaagataagatttttattgattttatagtttagaaaaaaaattcaagagataaaaataattatataataactaaagttaataaaatataatcttattaaaagatttcttttaaaaaaataaaattactataaattttataatttaaaaaagccAATGATAAAAACTGATTGTATAgtaagtaataaaatttaataaaatataccatttaaataaaataatatttttattgatttgataatttaaataaaaaataaagtcaagAGAATATTTTCTCCCAATCCCTTTACGTAATTTACTCAGGAAATACTGCACATCAATCTACGCTGGATGACATTTATGTTACTATTAGCATTTACCCAATTTTTACTAAGAAGACCTCATTTTTTGGACAGTCACACACCCATCAATACGTAATTTCAGTCCGCACCTGAATGGATAGTTCATCTTTAAAACAGAAACAGGAAAttgcaaggaaaaataaataatttgaaatccATATTCAATGAAAAGAACATCAGATCTGTGAATCAATGACAGAAACACAACATACACAGCATAAAAACCTTCTTCACGAACATGAACACATATACACTAGAGACTAACCATTTTACTCCATGACCTTCTCATGTACTGCcaataattattataactatAATCTAAATTATAATCAAACAGGTAATAAAATATTGTTCCCACCACCACTAAGAAGAATGTTACTAAATTCACAAGCTTTGCTATCTTCAATTTCCTGAACAAAAGCAACAAAGACCCCACAGAAGCAAGCATCCCGATTCCCCTTTGAGCCAGAAATGCTAGAATCCCCATAATCCAAAAGCCACTACGAATTGGATCCTGCGATTAGATTGATTAAATTGAGCTGTAAGAAAGAAGAATTAATCTTATTCCTTATATGGGGTtggaaaattgaaataaaaaactcAACTTTCTCATccatatatctttttttatacagACAACATGTATATATCCTCCAAACAATCCTGATCGAGTGGATAAAATTACTATGAACCGCAAAACTCTTCCTCCAAGTATTTTAGTGatgtatataacaaaataaaagtgtGAATTTGTATGAGTTGTACAAGTAACATACATTAACCTTCAGACATGGAGCATTTGATTCCTTCTTTTTGGGCAACCGAGGTCGAAGTCTGTGGAGAATTTTGGTGAATTTGGTTGCAAAGAATCCTCGTCCGCGTGTTGGGTTTGTGGGGTGTGAATTGATTCTTAAGGCGAATTTAGGAAGCTTGAGGAGAATGGAAATGCGGAAGAAGGAGAGGTTCCAAGTGGGTCTGTATCTGTGAGTTGCGGCGGCGAATCTGAGTCTGAAGTTGAATTTGTTGGCTTTGGCAGTGACGTGAAGTCTCCATGATTGTTGTTCTGTCTCTGATTGCATTCCCAACCACAGTGGAAAGACAACACAGTTTCCCTCTGTCACTGTGTTTTGAAGGAGTCCAAGGAGCCGTTAGAGGTTTGAATGAGTTGGGAATTGGGATCGCATGGAATTAAATTAGGGAAAGAGAACTCTCTCAATAATAAAAGttgcttttactttttgatttcttgtttggaaaaaatggtttaaaaatgtttaccctaaatataaatgtgtttttagtatctcaattttaaaaaatgttttattaatttctgtCCATAAAATAAATCTCATATTAATTTTGGGGTTATTGGgatgcttattttttttctttcatggaaacagactaaaaaatatacatttcaaaattaaaagacttaaaaaaattaaatttgggaaataaaaataaaagtaactcaaatttaagagactaaaaatatatttaagtcaaacatttaattatttattcataattcttagacattaaaagattttttttattttacatttgagtgactaaaaatgcatttaagtcaaaatttcacttaacttttttcataaaaaatgagtTGCCGACCTTCCACGTTAATTAAATCTCCTTACACAGCCAACAGTGTTTTAATGCCTTTAAACTTTGGAATCTCAAACTTAATGATTTCCCTCTTCGAATTGCAAAGGTTGGACCACTGAACCCATTCAATTTGAAACCTCCCTTTCTCATTCCTTTCGACAAAATATCAGTACTAATCATATATTCAATGCACGGACAAAGACTTTGACGAAAATAAACATCCAATAATGTAAATAATACtatatttcttatataatatCTTCTTACTAATCATCTTAATgagtatataaagaaaatattaaataaaatatcaatgcaTTTAACTTGAAAATGATATTGATAATGATAGTTAAtacgtttattttatttttcttataaaaagtttatattattatttagataCTTTCATactacactttttattttattatttcagctTATACTTCATGATATTGAAATTATTAGATGATaagtttactttattttattaaatattttaatataaattatttattttaaccattactctattcacttatttttttattcttaatattatatttcagaatattttaatcattatactAGCAATTTAGTTAAAGAGAATATTGTATGGTTGCTTAATTAAGTTGGCAAAGATATGATTTCTCTATACATTAACAACAGAAACAAATCCAACTAATTGTGGCTTCGACCCAATTCTTACGTGACTTGGAGCTTAACATTAATTGCAAATCAGCGGGGACAGAATATAATAAGTGTGATTCAATCAATACTTACTTCTCGCCACTTAATGAGCTATTAAAACTTaatgaaatgatttttattatattaatatcttttaataaatataaaaaaaagcgtAAAACattgatgtaaaatattttcaatcttTGTAAAACActccaattaaaataataataataataataatacttttaaatCATGGGACTGTGAAAAGTGTCGTTCAACCGGGGGTGTTGATCTAGATCATGGACAGTGAAAAGAGTCAATTTTAATAGGAGAATGTTAATTAATGTCATTAAAGTAatagttaaagaattaaaagtaaACAAGTTTCATAAAAGAATAACACTTATTTAGTGTCAATaatatattgttattataatttataataaaagtattttattcaATACTTTAAAACATTAGGGTCATCTAAATTCAAGTGGGCATTTGGAGGGAGTTGGGTAAGTTAACATGACAGATAGTTGTGAATTGCAAGGTGGCCGGCAGTGTTGATCTGATACCTAATACAGCTAGTTTATGGGTAAATAATGTATGACACCTCCATGTGCAATCCACAAACTAACACGCCATTTCCCAACAGCCATGGTTTGTTTATTCACTAATTCAAGTTTTTGTATGCATCCTTTTCAAACAAGATTCAAATGGTTGAATAAAGATTACTCTACTTCACACAGTTCACCGTTTTTATGCAAGCATGTATGGGatctgtttatatatatatatttgcatgTTAATTCGAATCACCAATCAAATACATTTTTCTTCCCCATTATCTACGGCATTTTgactatattaatattaaataaaaaaacttatccaaaataatatataaaaaaatactgagATATGATGAAGTTGGCCCATGTACCAAAGTCATTTTAGTTCACATGATGCCTTGTATagctaataaatttaattaagtttaaaagtaaagaaacttaattagtttttaaaaaattctagaGATCAACATCATACACAAACCAAATTAATAAggctaaatatattattaaaccaAAACTTCTATCTAGAAGGAATCCAGAAAAGGGGAAGAAGAACATTAGTTTTCTTTTGATCAGTGAAAAGATATGTACatcaaaacaacaaaagcaaaaacTAACGCCTAATATGACAGTTGACACATGCCTATACCATCAGGGCAAACTTCCAAAACCAGACAAGCCTCATCAGAAAAAGGGAAGAACATAAGTTTGAAGCCTCCTACTCTTTTAACCTCTCTCTAGAATGCTCACTCTTGCTTCCATCTTTGTCCAACTCCTTTCTCTAGCTAGATCAGTGACGGATCTaggattttaaatcaaagaagacaatttttttaaataaaaattaataattattatcatgaaagcagaaaaaattaaaaataagagatttaaatatttaaaattagcaGAGATAAAATAtacacattaaaaatattttttaatatgtaactTCTTAAAAATAAGGAAGCACATGCACCCGTCACTAGACTATATCTAAACTACAATCCACACctctaacttttttcttttaattcttataataattttttgatacataattcttataatatatatataacctcaTATAATCTATTCAAATCTCACACTAGATCTCTACCAAAACAAAATCCCACATTAGGTCGCCCCTAATAATATACTCTAATCACTTCTTTATCTTATAATCGAGATTCGAGAAATGACATATACTAGGTGCCGCACgtatactaataaaataaaaaaccactCAGATTATGTACATTTTTAAGCATCATAATATCCAATATCCAACTTATATACAAACTGtaacaaacacaaacatatattttaattttaaaaaataaacgtgTATATGGAATTATGGATGGTCACTTGGAATTTATTAATAACCAACTAATAACTACTCTAACTACTAACATTAAATTTCTCAACCTCCATTCACCAAAACTTGTCCTTCTTTCCACCTTTCACTGTTAATGCCATTCAACTCGCCTGCTCCACCACAACAACCACCTCGCTCCGCCGCCCCGACCCACTTTCCGGCGCGGCGGAGGTTTTCTCTAGGAGCGAGTGGCGGCAATTGGGGCACGAGGAATGCGACAAGAGCCACGTGTCAATGCACCTCACGTGGAAACCGTGGTTGCATTTAGGCAACATTCGAACCTTGTCCCCTTTCTCGAACTCGCCGAGGCATATGGGGCACTCCGTCGCCGGAATAGTGTTTTCTCCTCCGGCGGCGCCGTACACCGCCACCGGGATGCGGCTGAGCTCGCGGCGCTTCAGCCCGGTCCCCGCCAGCCTTGCAGCCGCCTGCTCCGCCGTCTCGTCGCCGAAGCGCCGCCCGCACCTCAGCGCGCACCGCGCGATGGAGTTCAGGCCCAGCGCGCATATCAAAGCGCACAGCAGCGCCGCCAGAATGATCACCATGTTTGTGTCGAAGTTCGCGTCGCTGATGAACGTGTCGCGCGTGTTGTTTGCGCCGCTGCCGCCGTACGACGGTGGCATGCTCAGCTCCGTCTCCAGAAACCGCCGTTGTAGCATGTTCGATGCTTCAAAATACTTCAgtctaaagagaaaaaaatcaacTGGGTCTCTTTAATTTTGTGAAAAGTTTGAGTCTTTGTGCTAAAATCTTGATGGGTTTTGAGATTTGAGGTTTTCTAGAGGTGAGTGACTTTTGGGTTAGTAGTGTGTACTACAAAGAGTGTTGTGAGGATTCGGAGTAGTAAAGGACACGAAACAAGAGGAGAATTGGAGAATCGCCAGCTTTTTCTTTTGAGGGGTATGGGATAAGGAAAACGAAAGGGTGAAATTTTGTTTTGGAGGGTGGTGGTTGTTAATATATCCGAATTGGGGACCGTTTTTGCTGCTTGATTCCCAGCTCAATTCTTTCCTCAGAGAGGCATGGTCCTAATGAAACACAACAAATCAAATAGTGCAAACGAGGTTTGAGATTGGAGAGAGTATTTTTTACCTGACTTTCATATATAGATATTGCTATTCtacttgtatatataaatatttttgatatCGATGgtatatctttttaaaataatcatgaatgataattttttaaaaaatatttaacatttaaaattcaAGACTAATAATTAAACTCGAACACTTACCATTATATGTCATATATAGTCATAGGTAGGAGTGACCTGAGGAATATATGATCGaagttcttttcttttcaatcggGGGGAGATCTGTGGTGCATAAAGGGCAATTTATACGAAGCGGGGCTTGGTGAGTTGTTGGACATAAAAAGAATCAGAAGCTCAAGCCTAGTCTGTCAGAGATACATATTAATTAACTTGCATACCCACCAGAGATCACACAGGTTGGAAGAtatgcaaaaagaaaatacGTGGCTAGTTTAAGATACAGTGGGGTCCGGTAGTAACAGGTGGTTAATTTGCATACctaattatgattataaattttatagaataatatTAAGAAGGTTGGTACCGAATCCACAGGTAAATCCCTTTGATTTTACGGTTAACACTATGGTGTAGCAAGTAGGGCTAGGTATGGACCAATGCA is a genomic window containing:
- the LOC114367461 gene encoding uncharacterized protein LOC114367461 isoform X2, with amino-acid sequence MQSETEQQSWRLHVTAKANKFNFRLRFAAATHRYRPTWNLSFFRISILLKLPKFALRINSHPTNPTRGRGFFATKFTKILHRLRPRLPKKKESNAPCLKDPIRSGFWIMGILAFLAQRGIGMLASVGSLLLLFRKLKIAKLVNLVTFFLVVVGTIFYYLFDYNLDYSYNNYWQYMRRSWSKMVSL
- the LOC114367461 gene encoding uncharacterized protein LOC114367461 isoform X1 yields the protein MQSETEQQSWRLHVTAKANKFNFRLRFAAATHRYRPTWNLSFFRISILLKLPKFALRINSHPTNPTRGRGFFATKFTKILHRLRPRLPKKKESNAPCLKVNDPIRSGFWIMGILAFLAQRGIGMLASVGSLLLLFRKLKIAKLVNLVTFFLVVVGTIFYYLFDYNLDYSYNNYWQYMRRSWSKMVSL
- the LOC114425325 gene encoding RING-H2 finger protein ATL74-like, giving the protein MLQRRFLETELSMPPSYGGSGANNTRDTFISDANFDTNMVIILAALLCALICALGLNSIARCALRCGRRFGDETAEQAAARLAGTGLKRRELSRIPVAVYGAAGGENTIPATECPICLGEFEKGDKVRMLPKCNHGFHVRCIDTWLLSHSSCPNCRHSLLEKTSAAPESGSGRRSEVVVVVEQAS